In one Macrobrachium rosenbergii isolate ZJJX-2024 chromosome 53, ASM4041242v1, whole genome shotgun sequence genomic region, the following are encoded:
- the LOC136834165 gene encoding uncharacterized protein codes for MARRGRLSQEQILAILTDNPEDVSEFEEDDELDSDDDYFLNENGSSSSDPAKRRQDRSLQVQDPSNRVAEPNATSTVHLTTNEETDECVLKDIIASDGTEWKQIQADKRSAGRRSVQNILREMSGPTGHTKGISLLVAQQVHGD; via the exons ATGGCGAGAAGAGGCCGTCTTTCACAGGAGCAAATTCTTGCTATTCTAACTGATAATCCTGAAGATGTCTCTGAGTTTGAAGAGGATGACGAACTAGATTCAGATGATGATTATTTTCTCAATGAAAATGGATCTAGTTCATCAGACCCAGCGAA GCGACGACAAGATAGAAGTTTGCAAGTACAAGACCCTTCAAACCGAGTTGCAGAACCTAATGCTACCTCAACTGTACATCTCacaacaaatgaagaaacagatgaGTGTGTTTTGAAAGATATTATTGCTTCTGATGGTACAGAGTGGAAACAAATTCAGGCTGATAAACGCTCAGCTGGTAGGCGGTCAGTGCAAAACATTTTACGGGAAATGTCCGGACCTACAGGTCATACAAAAGGTATATCCTTGTTGGTAGCCCAGCAAGTGCATGGCGACTGA